A portion of the Intestinibacillus sp. Marseille-P6563 genome contains these proteins:
- the cdaA gene encoding diadenylate cyclase CdaA, with product MEFWENYWLLVKNGSIIDLIDVAIVAFLVYHLIRFVHNTNAERLIKGVIILLAVQFFASTVHLNTISFVLEKLFAIGIVALPVVFQPELRRLLEQIGMGHVTRLLVRRENGETEIDFAISQTILACESMSWSRTGALMVFERMERLGEITKTGTLIDAEPSAELIKNIFYPKSPLHDGAMVLRDGRIHAAGCVLPLSKNLNLSRDLGTRHRSAVGMSENSDAVVVVVSEETGAISVAIGGMLKRQLDPETLRKILETELVPDTMDKKKKCWSILAGRKDKAKK from the coding sequence ATGGAATTTTGGGAAAATTATTGGTTGCTGGTCAAAAACGGCTCGATCATTGACCTGATCGATGTCGCCATTGTCGCGTTTCTGGTGTACCATTTGATTCGTTTTGTGCATAACACAAATGCGGAGCGGCTGATCAAGGGCGTCATCATTTTATTGGCAGTCCAGTTCTTCGCTTCCACGGTGCATCTCAATACGATCAGCTTTGTACTCGAAAAGTTGTTTGCCATCGGTATCGTGGCCTTGCCGGTCGTATTCCAGCCGGAGCTGCGCCGCCTTTTGGAGCAGATCGGTATGGGGCATGTCACCCGGCTGCTTGTGCGCCGTGAAAACGGGGAAACCGAGATCGATTTTGCCATTTCGCAGACCATCCTGGCCTGCGAATCGATGAGCTGGTCGCGTACCGGTGCGCTGATGGTCTTTGAACGTATGGAGCGTCTGGGCGAGATCACCAAGACCGGCACCCTGATCGATGCAGAACCATCGGCCGAACTGATTAAAAATATTTTTTATCCCAAGTCGCCGCTGCACGATGGTGCCATGGTTTTGCGCGATGGCCGCATTCATGCAGCTGGTTGTGTGCTGCCGCTGTCCAAGAATCTCAATTTGAGCCGGGATCTGGGTACCCGTCACCGTTCGGCGGTGGGGATGAGCGAAAACTCGGATGCGGTGGTCGTTGTTGTGTCGGAGGAAACCGGGGCTATTTCGGTGGCCATCGGCGGGATGCTCAAGCGGCAGTTGGACCCCGAAACCTTGCGCAAGATTTTGGAAACCGAGCTGGTCCCGGATACCATGGATAAAAAGAAGAAGTGTTGGAGCATTCTGGCGGGCAGGAAGGATAAGGCGAAAAAATGA
- a CDS encoding aminotransferase class V-fold PLP-dependent enzyme, which translates to MIYLDSAATSLQKPRAVYQAVQKAMQSAGGYGRSGHRPALYAGELVYACRENARRLFGLQEPEQVVFTMNATHALNQAIHALADAKTRAAITGYEHNSVVRPLVERGIPYQVLESRLFDSNGMLQAARQALEDGANLFVINHVSNVFGSIAPIAELDAMLADAGVPMILDASQSAGTLEIHADKLRSAAAICMPGHKGLLGPQGTGMLLVCSEKLQKPLMQGGTGSLSQDMTQPKLLPDRFESGTPNVPGIAGLDAGLRFLLARGLSRIRKHEQMLAADLTDGLSTIDGVEVFYHADPARQAGVVSFRHAKMPCEILAEKLADRDVCVRAGLHCAPLAHRSAGTLASGTVRVSFGPFNTRREVREFTGKLCEILEKL; encoded by the coding sequence ATGATCTATTTGGATAGTGCGGCGACCTCGCTGCAAAAACCGCGCGCCGTTTATCAGGCCGTGCAAAAGGCTATGCAAAGCGCAGGGGGATATGGCCGCAGCGGACACCGCCCAGCGCTGTATGCAGGAGAGTTGGTCTATGCCTGCCGGGAAAATGCGCGCCGTTTATTTGGCTTACAGGAACCGGAGCAGGTGGTCTTTACCATGAATGCCACGCATGCGCTCAATCAGGCGATTCATGCTTTGGCGGATGCAAAAACGCGGGCCGCAATCACAGGTTATGAGCACAACTCGGTCGTTCGGCCACTGGTGGAGCGCGGCATCCCTTATCAGGTGCTCGAAAGTCGGCTGTTTGACTCAAACGGTATGCTGCAAGCCGCGCGGCAAGCGTTGGAGGATGGTGCGAATTTGTTTGTCATCAACCATGTATCCAACGTGTTTGGTTCTATTGCTCCCATCGCCGAACTGGATGCCATGCTGGCGGATGCAGGAGTTCCCATGATTTTGGATGCTTCCCAGTCAGCCGGGACGCTTGAGATTCATGCCGACAAGCTGCGATCGGCAGCTGCGATCTGTATGCCGGGGCATAAGGGGCTGCTCGGCCCGCAAGGGACTGGTATGCTGCTGGTCTGCTCGGAAAAGTTGCAAAAACCGCTTATGCAGGGAGGGACCGGGAGCTTATCGCAAGACATGACCCAGCCAAAGCTGCTGCCCGATCGTTTTGAAAGTGGTACGCCCAACGTGCCGGGTATTGCCGGGCTGGATGCCGGTCTGCGTTTTCTGCTGGCGCGTGGGCTTTCGCGTATCCGAAAGCATGAGCAAATGTTGGCAGCCGATCTGACGGATGGTTTATCTACGATTGATGGCGTGGAAGTGTTCTATCATGCGGATCCGGCCCGGCAGGCAGGCGTTGTATCCTTCCGGCATGCCAAGATGCCATGTGAGATTCTGGCGGAAAAGCTGGCCGATCGGGATGTTTGCGTGCGTGCGGGGCTGCATTGCGCACCGCTGGCGCATCGCTCGGCCGGGACGCTGGCAAGCGGTACCGTGCGGGTGTCGTTCGGGCCATTTAATACGCGGCGGGAGGTGCGGGAGTTCACCGGGAAGCTTTGTGAGATTCTTGAGAAATTGTGA
- a CDS encoding putative Se/S carrier-like protein, which produces MRRAMIVCHSQTEAFSCLRMLEGAGVSAVLRKPLRAKQDNACAWGVRIRAADLMTAQRRMQEKNFMPIRVYTFDDENGG; this is translated from the coding sequence ATGCGAAGAGCCATGATCGTTTGTCATTCGCAGACCGAAGCGTTTTCTTGTCTGCGAATGTTGGAAGGGGCGGGGGTGAGTGCGGTGCTACGCAAGCCGCTGCGGGCAAAGCAGGATAACGCATGCGCTTGGGGGGTACGCATCCGTGCAGCCGATTTGATGACAGCACAACGACGCATGCAGGAAAAGAATTTCATGCCCATCCGGGTCTATACCTTTGATGATGAGAACGGAGGTTGA
- a CDS encoding ATP-binding protein: MDFHTLQVRIAFLSTLRSLSDKPLLQAYRKVLHAYSENIFTFGEAYGALCDHIYRTGDPGHEMLQSIQCDCNALTDTLDKPNPAVLDAATRDLETLRAVLALCGHDLIDQARQTFPDAGNALDCLPDFPRGKELPFTSGDQLAEYYRNNGYGLFAKASFFTAGLSGEFEAVLHPDPIRLADLKGYVRQKDQVITNTLAFLENRLANNILLYGDKGTGKSSTVKAVGNEFADRGLKIVELAPQQISLFPKLCAEAARSPYHIIVFMDDLSFDREDNNFATLKAFIEGGLIGKPDNVILYATSNRRHLVRENFSDRQGDDIHVRDTLETVTSLSDRFGLEITFSVPDKDEYLSIVDQLAEECGLTLPAQQLHLLAERFALRRNGRSPRTARQFISYQLTQQL; this comes from the coding sequence ATGGATTTTCACACACTTCAGGTGCGCATTGCATTTTTATCCACGCTGCGCAGCCTGTCTGACAAACCGCTTTTGCAGGCATACCGTAAAGTTCTGCACGCTTATTCAGAAAACATTTTTACATTTGGTGAAGCGTATGGCGCACTCTGTGACCACATTTATCGCACAGGGGACCCCGGCCATGAAATGCTGCAAAGCATCCAATGCGATTGCAACGCATTGACCGATACGCTGGACAAACCCAACCCGGCTGTTTTGGATGCGGCCACCCGCGATTTAGAGACCTTGCGCGCGGTACTCGCCCTGTGTGGACACGACCTCATCGACCAGGCACGACAGACCTTCCCGGATGCCGGCAACGCGCTTGATTGTCTGCCGGATTTTCCGCGCGGAAAGGAACTTCCCTTTACAAGCGGCGACCAACTTGCCGAATATTATCGAAACAATGGATACGGTCTTTTCGCAAAGGCTTCCTTCTTTACAGCTGGTCTATCTGGAGAGTTTGAAGCTGTTTTGCACCCAGACCCGATCCGTTTGGCGGATTTGAAAGGATATGTCCGGCAGAAGGATCAGGTCATCACCAACACTTTGGCGTTCCTGGAAAACCGTTTGGCAAACAATATTTTGCTTTATGGCGACAAGGGCACCGGTAAGTCCTCGACTGTAAAGGCGGTGGGCAATGAGTTTGCTGACCGTGGTCTTAAGATCGTCGAACTGGCTCCCCAGCAGATCAGTTTGTTTCCCAAGCTGTGCGCCGAAGCTGCCCGCAGCCCTTACCACATCATTGTATTCATGGATGACCTCAGCTTTGACCGGGAAGACAATAATTTTGCTACCCTCAAAGCGTTTATTGAAGGTGGCCTAATCGGCAAGCCGGATAACGTTATCCTATATGCGACTTCCAACCGGCGGCACCTGGTTCGCGAAAACTTTTCCGACCGGCAGGGTGATGACATTCATGTGCGTGACACGCTGGAAACCGTCACTTCCCTGTCCGACCGCTTTGGTTTGGAGATCACCTTCTCGGTACCCGACAAGGATGAGTATTTGTCGATTGTCGACCAGCTTGCAGAGGAATGCGGCTTAACGCTGCCGGCACAGCAGCTGCATCTCCTGGCCGAACGTTTCGCCCTCCGCCGCAACGGCCGTTCGCCCCGTACAGCCCGTCAGTTTATCAGCTATCAGTTAACACAGCAACTGTAA